The proteins below come from a single Halomicroarcula saliterrae genomic window:
- a CDS encoding histidine kinase N-terminal 7TM domain-containing protein codes for MLAGIGIGGLVVGSSITAGVGTLALAGYLYRHRGSPGVPWFIAAALAISVWCLAYGTALVVFELPLRAHLTALWLLAAVWSGPLFLLFALAYTGRTAVVRSWQALPLLAVPTVATGLLVTHSWHSLLWTTFRIDPVFDLATASYSLQPLAYLVLVFTLLSAGLSALLLFETVVSYGPLYRGEAVAVGLSVVPPAVGSLPWLFGFGPYPQLNLTPALFLVHVALDSYAFVERNMFETNPTTRRAAERSAVDDIPTPLFALDTEDCVVTVNDAAVETFELDRSAVLGEPFAAVVPASGGTVDGSESITTTTDGRERQFTVVTAPLTDPADTVVGRTVILQEVTKEREREQRLDVLNRVIRHNLRNEMTVILGHADLVADRATDEAVLDSAATITDSGERLLATGTKAREFEQIRGSQTDTRTVDVADLVGEAVADLRAEFPSATVDIDVSPGTDTSLTTQPRVLALVVANLLENALAHNESDEPRAAVTLSESETGLDIGISDNGPGIDPSELAPIRKGTETALEHSTGMGLWVASWGVTMLGGDIDFATTDDGTDVSVHLDYTDG; via the coding sequence TTGCTCGCTGGTATCGGCATCGGTGGACTGGTCGTCGGCAGTTCGATTACTGCCGGCGTCGGCACGCTCGCACTCGCCGGCTACCTCTATCGACACCGCGGGAGCCCGGGTGTCCCCTGGTTCATCGCGGCGGCACTCGCCATCTCGGTGTGGTGTCTGGCGTACGGGACGGCGCTGGTGGTCTTCGAGTTGCCGCTCAGGGCGCATTTGACGGCCCTCTGGCTGCTGGCCGCCGTCTGGTCGGGGCCGCTGTTCTTGCTGTTCGCACTGGCGTACACCGGCCGAACCGCCGTCGTGCGCAGCTGGCAGGCGCTGCCGCTGCTCGCGGTGCCGACGGTGGCGACCGGGCTGCTGGTGACCCACAGCTGGCACTCGCTGCTCTGGACGACGTTCCGAATCGACCCGGTGTTCGACCTCGCGACGGCCAGCTACTCCCTCCAGCCGCTCGCGTACCTCGTTCTGGTGTTCACACTGCTGTCTGCCGGCTTGAGCGCGCTGCTGCTGTTCGAGACGGTCGTCAGCTACGGGCCGCTCTACCGGGGGGAGGCGGTCGCCGTCGGCCTCAGCGTCGTCCCGCCGGCCGTCGGGTCGCTCCCGTGGCTCTTTGGCTTTGGCCCGTATCCGCAGCTCAATCTCACACCGGCGCTGTTTCTGGTCCACGTGGCGCTCGACAGCTACGCCTTCGTCGAGCGGAACATGTTCGAGACGAACCCCACGACCCGTCGGGCCGCCGAGCGGTCGGCCGTCGACGACATCCCCACGCCGCTGTTCGCGCTCGACACGGAGGACTGCGTGGTGACCGTCAACGACGCCGCCGTCGAGACGTTCGAGCTCGACCGGTCGGCCGTCCTCGGCGAACCGTTCGCGGCTGTCGTCCCCGCCAGCGGCGGGACCGTCGACGGGTCCGAGTCCATCACGACCACGACCGACGGGCGGGAGCGGCAGTTCACCGTCGTCACAGCACCGTTGACCGACCCCGCCGACACCGTCGTCGGCCGGACGGTCATCCTCCAGGAGGTGACCAAGGAGCGCGAACGCGAACAGCGACTCGACGTGTTGAACCGCGTCATCCGGCACAACCTCAGAAACGAGATGACGGTGATACTGGGCCACGCCGACCTCGTCGCCGACCGGGCGACGGACGAGGCGGTCCTCGACTCCGCCGCGACGATCACCGACAGCGGCGAGCGGCTGCTCGCGACGGGCACCAAGGCCCGCGAGTTCGAGCAGATACGCGGGAGTCAGACCGATACCAGGACCGTCGACGTCGCCGACCTCGTCGGCGAGGCCGTGGCCGACCTGCGAGCCGAGTTCCCGTCGGCGACGGTCGATATCGACGTCAGCCCGGGGACGGACACGTCGCTGACCACCCAACCGCGCGTGCTCGCGCTGGTCGTCGCGAACCTGCTGGAAAACGCCCTCGCGCACAACGAGAGCGACGAACCACGGGCAGCCGTCACGCTCTCCGAGTCCGAGACGGGGCTCGACATCGGTATCAGCGACAACGGACCGGGTATCGACCCGTCGGAGCTGGCGCCGATACGCAAGGGGACGGAGACGGCACTGGAGCACTCGACCGGGATGGGGCTCTGGGTCGCCAGCTGGGGCGTGACGATGCTCGGCGGGGATATCGACTTCGCGACCACGGACGACGGGACGGACGTGAGTGTCCACCTCGACTACACCGACGGCTGA
- a CDS encoding thiamine ABC transporter substrate-binding protein, with translation MKRRAFLSGVGVAGATALAGCINDTSNQSDNTLTVATYSSFTGEDSAGNWLKSAFESENGDATVEFTTPENGVNQFIQRKSEGAPIDADLFVGLNTGELVRADEQLDDPLFAETDGEVDGAGSVKPALDFDPDGRVIPYDTGYISLVYDEGEVDAPETFDALLEPAYEDALIAQNAQQSDPGRAFLLWTIHEKGADGYLDYWQALDDNGVRILSDWEPAYNAYTNEEAPMVVSYSTDQVFYHGEGVDMSRHQVGFLNEQGYANPEGMAQFADADNPELARSFMSFVLGTEAQSEIATRNVQFPAVEGVEPGGDFGEYALEPPEPVTFGYDELAGNVDGWIEDWARQVVSN, from the coding sequence ATGAAGCGACGAGCGTTTCTCTCCGGCGTCGGCGTGGCGGGAGCGACGGCACTGGCGGGCTGTATCAACGACACCTCGAACCAGTCTGACAACACCCTCACGGTGGCGACCTACTCCTCGTTCACGGGGGAGGACTCCGCGGGGAACTGGCTCAAGTCGGCCTTCGAGTCCGAGAACGGCGACGCGACGGTGGAGTTCACGACGCCCGAGAACGGCGTCAACCAGTTCATCCAGCGCAAATCGGAGGGCGCGCCCATCGACGCGGACCTGTTCGTGGGGCTCAACACGGGCGAGCTCGTCCGCGCCGACGAGCAACTGGACGACCCGCTGTTCGCGGAGACCGACGGCGAGGTCGACGGCGCCGGCTCGGTCAAACCGGCCCTCGACTTCGACCCCGACGGGCGGGTCATCCCGTACGACACGGGCTACATCAGTCTCGTCTACGACGAGGGCGAGGTCGACGCGCCGGAGACGTTCGACGCTCTGCTGGAACCCGCCTACGAAGACGCCCTCATCGCCCAGAACGCCCAGCAGTCCGACCCCGGCCGCGCGTTCCTGCTGTGGACCATCCACGAGAAGGGCGCCGACGGCTATCTGGACTACTGGCAGGCACTGGACGACAACGGCGTCCGGATTCTCTCGGACTGGGAGCCCGCGTACAACGCCTACACGAACGAGGAGGCGCCGATGGTCGTCTCCTACTCCACCGACCAGGTGTTCTACCACGGCGAGGGCGTCGATATGTCCCGCCACCAGGTCGGCTTCCTCAACGAGCAGGGCTACGCGAATCCCGAGGGCATGGCGCAGTTCGCCGACGCCGACAACCCCGAGCTGGCCCGGTCGTTCATGTCGTTCGTCCTCGGCACCGAGGCCCAGTCCGAAATCGCGACGCGGAACGTTCAGTTCCCCGCCGTCGAGGGCGTCGAGCCGGGCGGTGACTTCGGCGAGTACGCGCTCGAACCGCCCGAGCCCGTCACCTTCGGCTACGACGAACTCGCCGGCAACGTCGACGGCTGGATAGAGGACTGGGCGCGTCAGGTCGTGAGCAACTGA
- a CDS encoding PQQ-binding-like beta-propeller repeat protein, whose product MPSRRSVLAGLLASGAVGLGSRVRLDRFEPTAVPSDTWPRPRYDHRNTARAPVTVPSAPGVAWRTEARGTGDAVGLVVGRERVFVGTAHVHAFDRVDGTERWSAIGVGGRCALGTDHLYVSESQSGSESPRLRAFDREGTVQWDVELRPADSVLPLSSGVLTSALGGALRAFGTDGRSRAGTRHGGHGSLAVAAGTLYGAGPYAVQRYQRPTVADATVGRFPDSQWTSDLNAARTTLTVHDGALLVGNRQSTVAVEAFDLEAGQRRWRVAPTPGDDEVSATRAPVVVDGTAVTATAVETGSDRRTWRLLGVDAASGERRWRRPLDSAVRDVAAGEEAVLLATGHDRMEQTGIPRGSVRAFDVTGAPQWRTTFDVPVRTLALADGTVFALLADGSVAALRA is encoded by the coding sequence ATGCCCTCCAGGCGTTCGGTACTCGCGGGACTGCTAGCGAGCGGCGCTGTTGGACTCGGTTCGCGGGTCCGACTCGACCGGTTCGAACCGACGGCCGTCCCCTCGGACACGTGGCCGCGTCCCCGGTACGACCACCGGAACACGGCGCGAGCGCCCGTCACGGTGCCGTCGGCCCCCGGCGTCGCGTGGCGAACCGAGGCTCGGGGGACGGGGGACGCCGTAGGTCTCGTCGTCGGACGGGAGCGCGTCTTCGTCGGCACCGCCCACGTCCACGCGTTCGACCGAGTCGACGGCACCGAGCGGTGGTCGGCCATCGGCGTCGGTGGCCGCTGTGCCCTCGGGACAGACCATCTCTACGTCTCTGAATCCCAGTCGGGCAGCGAGTCGCCCAGACTCAGGGCTTTCGACCGCGAGGGGACGGTTCAGTGGGACGTGGAACTGCGGCCGGCCGACAGCGTCCTCCCGCTGTCGAGCGGCGTCCTCACGAGCGCCCTCGGCGGCGCGCTCCGGGCGTTCGGCACCGACGGTCGGTCGCGGGCCGGAACGCGGCACGGGGGCCACGGCTCCCTCGCGGTGGCCGCGGGGACTCTCTACGGCGCGGGGCCGTACGCCGTCCAGCGATACCAGCGCCCGACGGTCGCCGATGCCACGGTCGGGCGGTTCCCCGACAGTCAGTGGACGAGCGACCTGAACGCCGCCCGGACGACTCTAACCGTCCACGACGGGGCGCTCCTCGTCGGCAACCGCCAGTCGACCGTCGCCGTCGAGGCGTTCGACCTCGAAGCCGGCCAGCGGCGCTGGCGGGTCGCGCCGACGCCGGGCGACGACGAGGTCTCGGCTACCCGAGCGCCCGTCGTGGTCGACGGAACGGCTGTGACGGCTACGGCGGTCGAAACCGGGAGCGACCGCCGCACGTGGCGTCTCCTCGGCGTCGACGCCGCCAGCGGCGAGCGACGGTGGCGACGGCCGCTCGACTCGGCCGTTCGTGACGTCGCCGCCGGCGAGGAGGCGGTCCTGCTGGCGACGGGCCACGACCGGATGGAACAGACCGGGATACCCCGGGGGTCCGTCCGGGCGTTCGACGTCACTGGGGCTCCGCAGTGGCGGACGACGTTCGACGTCCCGGTCCGAACCCTCGCGCTCGCCGACGGGACGGTGTTCGCGCTGCTGGCGGACGGGAGTGTCGCCGCGCTTCGCGCGTGA
- a CDS encoding Lrp/AsnC family transcriptional regulator → MDELDKEILSILRRDARTPYTEIADKVGTSEGTVRNRVDSLVDSGIIERFTVATRTGNVKSMIEVGVDVNVDTEAVTDHIAEWPAVDFVWQVSGEQDIVVVVDAADTGAVNELITRARELEEVVSTKTRLILDERVG, encoded by the coding sequence ATGGACGAACTGGACAAGGAGATACTGTCGATTCTCCGGCGGGACGCCCGCACGCCCTACACGGAGATCGCCGACAAGGTGGGGACCTCAGAGGGGACCGTGCGAAACCGCGTCGACAGCCTCGTCGACAGCGGTATCATCGAACGGTTCACCGTCGCGACGCGGACGGGCAACGTCAAGTCCATGATAGAGGTCGGCGTCGACGTCAACGTCGACACCGAGGCCGTCACCGACCACATCGCCGAGTGGCCCGCCGTCGACTTCGTCTGGCAGGTCTCGGGCGAGCAGGACATCGTCGTGGTCGTCGACGCGGCCGACACCGGCGCGGTCAACGAACTCATCACCAGAGCGCGGGAGCTGGAGGAAGTGGTGAGCACGAAGACGAGGCTAATCCTCGACGAGCGGGTTGGGTGA
- a CDS encoding ABC transporter permease, translating to MWRRDGRLLPAGVAATLAALVVVFYYPVGSVLASAVHAGGRLTLAPLVSVVGDPFYHDLFAFTAYQALLSTVASVVVGLPGAYLISRFEFPGRQFLRSVTILPFVLPSIMVAVGFLAMFGRTGLLNDVLAVVGLGPVELTFTLELIVLAHAFYNAPLVTRLVTAAWESVDPARVETARTLGASPVRAFRDVTLPQLLPALLTASVLTFIFTFMSFPIVLALGGLDLATVEVWLFARVQNLDLTEAATLGAIETALSLGLIYVYLRFEATQLRAGGESRGRARTPLFAGWRSLVDPRRLALFAYAGAALVLFVGPLVSLVVESVTTPDGAFTLRYYEFLLAQQSSTAVGTTRPFPAVRNSLLFGAGALVLALPMGVVVSVVATRDSRGSRLAEALLTAPLAVSGIVLGLGMLRSLVFGTTLFGYRLTVTGPVAIVAAHAVAAYPFVSRNVTPALGSIDDRLVDAARALGADRSTALVDIELPLVVPALVAGAAFAFAISIGEFDSTVLLAEGVDSATMPVALERYTGNRSLGPNLGPATAMGTVLLAVTTVSFVLIDRVGGRWQ from the coding sequence ATGTGGCGCCGGGACGGCCGGCTGCTCCCGGCCGGCGTGGCCGCCACGCTCGCGGCGCTGGTCGTCGTCTTCTACTACCCCGTCGGGAGCGTGCTCGCCAGCGCCGTCCACGCCGGCGGTCGGCTCACGCTCGCGCCTCTCGTCTCGGTGGTGGGCGACCCGTTCTACCACGACCTGTTCGCCTTTACCGCCTACCAGGCGCTCCTCTCGACCGTCGCGAGCGTCGTCGTCGGCCTGCCCGGCGCGTACCTCATCTCGCGCTTCGAGTTCCCCGGGCGGCAGTTCCTCCGTTCCGTGACGATACTCCCCTTCGTCCTCCCCTCCATCATGGTCGCCGTCGGCTTCCTGGCGATGTTCGGCCGGACCGGACTGCTCAACGACGTGCTGGCCGTCGTCGGGCTGGGCCCCGTCGAACTGACGTTCACCCTCGAACTCATCGTGCTGGCCCACGCGTTCTACAACGCGCCGCTGGTCACCCGGCTGGTGACGGCCGCCTGGGAGTCGGTCGACCCCGCCCGCGTCGAGACCGCGCGGACGCTCGGTGCCTCCCCTGTCCGGGCGTTCCGTGACGTAACGCTGCCACAGCTGTTGCCGGCGCTGCTGACGGCGTCGGTGCTGACGTTCATCTTCACGTTCATGTCCTTTCCCATCGTGCTGGCGCTGGGGGGGCTCGACCTCGCGACCGTCGAGGTGTGGCTCTTCGCCCGCGTCCAGAACCTCGACCTGACCGAGGCGGCGACGCTCGGGGCCATCGAGACCGCGCTCTCGCTGGGGCTGATATACGTGTACCTGCGTTTCGAGGCCACCCAGCTCCGCGCGGGGGGCGAGAGCCGCGGCCGGGCGCGGACCCCGCTCTTTGCCGGCTGGCGGTCGCTGGTCGACCCGAGACGGCTGGCGCTCTTTGCCTACGCGGGCGCCGCGCTGGTGCTGTTCGTCGGCCCGCTCGTGAGCCTCGTCGTCGAGAGCGTCACGACGCCCGACGGGGCCTTCACGCTCCGGTACTACGAGTTCCTGCTCGCCCAGCAGTCCTCGACGGCCGTGGGAACGACCCGGCCGTTTCCCGCGGTGCGGAACTCGCTGCTGTTTGGCGCGGGCGCGCTGGTGCTCGCCCTGCCGATGGGGGTCGTCGTCTCCGTCGTCGCGACCCGTGACAGCCGCGGCTCCCGGCTGGCGGAGGCGCTCCTGACGGCTCCGCTCGCCGTCAGCGGTATCGTTCTGGGCCTGGGGATGCTCCGGAGCCTCGTCTTCGGGACGACGCTGTTTGGCTACCGGCTCACCGTCACCGGTCCGGTCGCTATCGTCGCCGCTCACGCCGTCGCGGCCTACCCGTTCGTCTCGCGCAACGTCACCCCGGCGCTGGGGAGCATCGACGACCGGCTCGTCGACGCCGCCCGGGCGCTGGGCGCCGACCGGTCGACCGCGCTGGTCGATATCGAACTCCCGCTGGTGGTTCCGGCGCTGGTCGCCGGCGCGGCCTTCGCGTTCGCCATCAGCATCGGCGAGTTCGACTCCACTGTCCTGCTGGCCGAGGGCGTCGACAGCGCGACGATGCCGGTCGCGCTCGAACGGTACACCGGCAACCGGTCGCTGGGGCCGAACCTCGGCCCGGCGACGGCGATGGGCACCGTCCTGCTCGCGGTGACGACCGTCAGCTTCGTACTCATAGACCGCGTCGGCGGACGGTGGCAATGA
- the carB gene encoding carbamoyl-phosphate synthase large subunit, whose translation MTAEEDRTILLIGSGPIKIGQAAEFDYSGAQACRALQEEGARVVLVNSNPATIMTDPDMADKVYLEPINTEAITEIIRKENPDGVIAGLGGQTGLNVTAELAEEGVLEEYDVDVMGTPLDTIYATEDRELFRQRMESIGEPVPRSTTISLDEGESVTDFDEENFRQRIQDAVDEVGGLPVIARTTYTLGGSGSGVVDEFEELVERVRKGLRLSRNSEVLVTESISGWVELEYEVMRDADDSCIIICNMENIDPMGIHTGESTVVTPSQVIPDEGHQQMRDSALKVIRELGIQGGCNIQHAWRDDGTPGGEYRVVEVNPRVSRSSALASKATGYPIARVTAKVALGKRLHEIENEITGETTAAFEPAIDYIVTKVPRWPIDKFTDTDFELSTAMKSTGEAMSIGRTFPESLLKALRSSEYNPAVDFETVGDDELEEEYLVRPSPDRPYAIFEAFLRGYSVEEVVELTDIHEWYVERFEEVADAAEAAIAGDYETAAAAGFTDQEITALAGGEFNDTHVSWLPAGLENDDGDGAEVEAATDGSGVQIEDVESETVHRDYKLVDTCAGEFEATTPYYYSTRDPISGIDRNELLVDPDVESVVVVGGGPIRIGQGVEFDYCSVHAVQALENMGIDAHVVNNNPETVSTDYDTSDGLFFEPVTAEEVADVAESTGADGVMVQFGGQTSVDIGEPLEKEIQRRGLDCEILGTSVEAMDLAEDRDRFNKLMDDLGIAQAEGGTATSKEEALDLAHDIGYPVLVRPSYVLGGRAMDVVYNDDDLETYIEEAVRVSPDKPILVDEFLADAVELDVDAVADEDDVLIGGVMEHVETAGVHSGDSACMIPPRSADIKEVMPRIREVTEDIADALDTVGLLNVQLAVRDGEVYVLEANPRSSRTVPFISKTTGVPIAKIAARVMAGESLSELDIDEQIPEQVSVKEVVLPFDRLPGSDPRLGPEMKSTGEVMGTAGSFGKAYQKAQMCVGKDIPLSGTALVDLPILGYEEHFDVKSLDDYADTGAVVEAIQAGDIDLVASRDRDVLEACVEETVTYFSTRESAEAALEAINSADQPLAVQAVSERPKTTRDWGSE comes from the coding sequence ATGACAGCCGAGGAAGACCGCACAATCCTGCTTATCGGGAGTGGCCCTATCAAAATCGGCCAGGCCGCCGAGTTCGACTACTCCGGCGCGCAGGCCTGTCGGGCGCTCCAGGAGGAGGGGGCACGCGTCGTACTGGTCAACTCCAACCCGGCGACCATCATGACCGACCCGGACATGGCCGATAAGGTGTATCTCGAACCCATCAACACCGAGGCCATCACCGAGATCATCCGGAAGGAGAATCCCGACGGCGTCATCGCCGGCCTGGGCGGCCAGACCGGCCTCAACGTCACGGCCGAACTCGCCGAGGAGGGCGTTCTCGAAGAGTACGACGTCGACGTGATGGGTACGCCCCTCGACACCATCTACGCCACCGAGGACCGCGAGCTGTTCCGCCAGCGCATGGAGTCCATCGGCGAGCCGGTCCCCCGCTCTACCACCATCTCGCTCGACGAGGGCGAGTCGGTCACGGACTTCGACGAGGAGAACTTCCGCCAGCGGATTCAGGACGCCGTCGACGAGGTCGGCGGCCTCCCGGTCATCGCCCGCACGACCTACACGCTGGGCGGCTCGGGCTCCGGCGTCGTCGACGAGTTCGAGGAGCTCGTCGAACGCGTGCGCAAGGGGCTGCGCCTCTCGCGTAACAGCGAAGTCCTCGTCACCGAGTCCATCTCCGGGTGGGTCGAACTGGAGTACGAGGTCATGCGCGACGCCGACGACTCCTGTATCATCATCTGCAACATGGAGAACATCGACCCGATGGGTATCCACACCGGGGAGTCGACGGTCGTTACGCCCTCGCAGGTCATCCCCGACGAGGGCCACCAGCAGATGCGCGACTCCGCGCTGAAGGTCATCCGCGAACTCGGCATTCAGGGCGGCTGTAACATCCAGCACGCCTGGCGCGACGACGGCACGCCCGGCGGCGAGTACCGCGTCGTCGAGGTGAACCCCCGCGTCTCCCGCTCCTCCGCGCTGGCCTCGAAAGCGACGGGGTACCCCATCGCCCGCGTCACGGCGAAGGTCGCACTCGGCAAGCGGCTCCACGAGATCGAGAACGAGATCACCGGCGAGACCACGGCCGCCTTCGAGCCAGCCATCGACTACATCGTCACGAAGGTCCCGCGCTGGCCCATCGACAAGTTCACCGACACGGACTTCGAGCTGTCGACGGCCATGAAGTCGACGGGCGAGGCGATGTCCATCGGCCGGACCTTCCCCGAGTCACTGCTCAAGGCGCTGCGCTCCTCGGAGTACAACCCCGCCGTCGACTTCGAGACGGTCGGCGACGACGAGCTGGAGGAAGAGTACCTCGTCCGCCCCTCGCCGGACCGGCCGTACGCCATCTTCGAGGCGTTCCTGCGTGGCTACTCGGTCGAGGAGGTCGTCGAACTGACCGACATCCACGAGTGGTACGTCGAGCGCTTCGAGGAGGTCGCCGACGCGGCCGAGGCGGCCATCGCCGGCGACTACGAAACCGCCGCGGCAGCCGGTTTCACCGACCAGGAGATAACCGCGCTCGCGGGCGGCGAGTTCAACGACACCCACGTCTCGTGGCTCCCGGCCGGACTGGAGAACGACGACGGCGACGGGGCCGAAGTCGAGGCCGCGACCGACGGGAGCGGCGTACAAATCGAAGACGTCGAGTCGGAGACGGTCCATCGGGACTACAAGCTCGTCGACACCTGCGCCGGCGAGTTCGAGGCGACGACGCCGTACTACTACTCCACCCGTGACCCCATCTCGGGCATCGACCGCAACGAACTGCTCGTCGACCCCGACGTCGAGAGCGTCGTCGTGGTCGGCGGCGGCCCCATCCGCATCGGGCAGGGCGTCGAGTTCGACTACTGTTCGGTCCACGCCGTCCAGGCTCTGGAGAACATGGGCATCGACGCCCACGTCGTCAACAACAACCCGGAGACGGTCTCGACCGACTACGACACCTCCGACGGGCTGTTCTTCGAGCCCGTCACCGCGGAAGAGGTCGCCGACGTGGCCGAATCGACCGGCGCCGACGGCGTGATGGTCCAGTTCGGCGGCCAGACCTCGGTCGACATCGGCGAACCGCTGGAGAAGGAGATTCAGCGCCGCGGGCTCGACTGCGAGATTCTGGGCACCTCGGTCGAGGCGATGGACCTCGCCGAGGACCGCGACCGCTTCAACAAGCTGATGGACGACCTCGGCATCGCACAGGCCGAGGGCGGCACGGCGACGAGCAAGGAAGAAGCGCTCGACCTGGCCCACGACATCGGCTACCCCGTCCTCGTCCGTCCCTCCTACGTGCTGGGCGGCCGTGCGATGGACGTCGTCTACAACGACGACGACCTGGAGACCTACATCGAGGAGGCGGTCCGCGTCTCGCCCGACAAGCCCATCCTCGTGGACGAGTTCCTCGCCGACGCCGTCGAGCTGGACGTCGACGCCGTCGCCGACGAAGACGACGTGCTCATCGGCGGCGTGATGGAACACGTCGAGACCGCCGGGGTCCACTCCGGCGACTCGGCGTGTATGATTCCGCCCCGTTCGGCGGACATAAAGGAGGTCATGCCGCGCATCCGCGAAGTCACCGAGGACATCGCCGACGCGCTCGATACGGTCGGGCTGCTGAACGTCCAGCTCGCCGTGCGTGACGGCGAGGTCTACGTGCTGGAGGCAAACCCGCGCTCGTCCCGTACCGTCCCCTTCATCTCGAAGACGACGGGCGTCCCGATCGCGAAGATCGCCGCCCGCGTGATGGCCGGTGAGAGCCTGTCGGAGCTGGATATCGACGAGCAGATCCCCGAGCAGGTCTCGGTCAAGGAAGTCGTCCTGCCCTTCGACCGCCTGCCGGGCTCGGACCCGCGACTCGGCCCGGAGATGAAGTCCACGGGTGAGGTCATGGGCACCGCCGGCTCCTTCGGCAAGGCATACCAGAAGGCCCAGATGTGCGTCGGCAAGGACATCCCGCTTTCGGGCACCGCGCTCGTTGACCTCCCGATTCTGGGCTACGAGGAGCATTTCGACGTGAAGAGCCTTGACGACTACGCGGACACCGGGGCCGTCGTCGAGGCCATCCAGGCGGGCGACATCGACCTCGTTGCCTCCCGTGACCGCGACGTACTGGAGGCCTGTGTCGAGGAGACGGTGACGTACTTCTCGACCCGAGAGAGCGCCGAGGCGGCCCTGGAAGCCATCAACTCCGCCGACCAGCCGCTTGCGGTCCAGGCGGTCAGCGAGCGCCCGAAGACGACGCGCGACTGGGGCAGCGAATAA
- the carA gene encoding glutamine-hydrolyzing carbamoyl-phosphate synthase small subunit translates to MADAYVALEGDRVIEARARAPGTTRGEVVFTTAYTGYEESLTDPSYEEQILTFSYPLIGNYGVREERFEDDRVHPRGVVARELTDDVAEWLESEGVPAVDHLDTRDIVTEIRDEGAMKCGIAAGPDATKQDALDELHDCKHMSDHVDIGAQVSVDSVETYNEDGDGATVALVDCGAKGSIMDSLVERDAVVHVFPYDASEGDVAAVDPDLLFISNGPGDPENFGQAGELVETYVGDVPLAGICLGQQVVANALGGETEKMEFGHRGVNQPVRDLRTNKVVMTTQNHGYTVADPGDDLDVTQVNVNDDTPEGLENDDLGIITRQYHPEANPGPHDSLGFFDDVLAMAEE, encoded by the coding sequence ATGGCTGACGCATACGTAGCTCTGGAGGGGGACCGTGTCATCGAGGCGCGCGCCCGCGCTCCGGGGACGACTCGCGGTGAGGTCGTGTTCACAACCGCATACACCGGCTACGAGGAGAGTCTGACCGACCCGTCCTACGAGGAACAGATTCTCACCTTCTCGTACCCGCTCATCGGAAACTACGGCGTCCGTGAGGAGCGCTTCGAGGACGACCGCGTCCACCCGCGGGGCGTCGTCGCCCGCGAGCTCACCGACGACGTGGCCGAGTGGCTCGAAAGCGAGGGCGTGCCGGCCGTCGACCACCTCGACACCCGCGACATCGTCACCGAGATTCGTGACGAAGGGGCGATGAAGTGCGGTATCGCCGCCGGCCCCGACGCGACGAAGCAGGATGCACTCGACGAGCTCCACGACTGCAAGCACATGTCCGACCACGTCGACATCGGCGCGCAGGTCTCCGTCGACAGCGTCGAGACGTACAACGAGGACGGCGACGGGGCGACCGTCGCGCTGGTCGACTGCGGCGCGAAGGGCTCTATCATGGACTCGCTGGTCGAGCGCGACGCCGTCGTCCACGTCTTCCCGTACGACGCCAGCGAAGGCGACGTGGCCGCCGTGGACCCCGACCTCCTCTTTATCTCCAACGGTCCCGGCGACCCGGAGAACTTCGGACAGGCCGGCGAACTCGTCGAGACCTACGTCGGCGACGTGCCGCTGGCGGGCATCTGTCTGGGCCAGCAGGTCGTCGCCAACGCGCTGGGCGGCGAGACCGAGAAGATGGAGTTCGGCCACCGCGGCGTGAACCAGCCCGTGCGTGACCTCCGGACGAACAAGGTCGTCATGACGACCCAGAACCACGGCTACACCGTCGCCGACCCCGGCGACGACCTCGACGTGACACAGGTCAACGTCAACGACGACACCCCCGAAGGGCTCGAGAACGACGACCTCGGTATCATCACGCGCCAGTACCACCCCGAAGCCAACCCCGGCCCGCACGACTCGCTCGGTTTCTTCGACGACGTGTTGGCGATGGCCGAGGAGTAG